In uncultured Bacteroides sp., the following proteins share a genomic window:
- a CDS encoding two-component regulator propeller domain-containing protein gives MLNNRYNIVQKELVFLLLVIIPLFSYCQNGAIQHLKFKQLSTLNGLPTDEVQKVFQDKDGYIWVATRSGLCLYDGYQVKTYKANLYTPELFTNNDILCVADDNNNNLWIGTLDGLNILNKKTGAIRKISIPGVNNAISCLLITKDNTVWIGTDSGLCRYIPQNDSFELLDKTRTGNVLNTPAIKSLIEDSNGNIWIGTWSAGLYRYNPKLKRYYAYPKMNARNSAHVIYEDYKKRIWVGTWDEGLFMIENPYDMKHLRWKRFVNQKGNPNSLSDNIVYSISEDFNTHTLWVGTRSGLSITGNNNVSDSFINYLPESKQYPIINNEVNSIIRDRSGMMWIGTIGGGVCWTSTRQTHFNLYNIESIKHELPTNSVQCLYVDDQGLVWMGIGTYGLAVYNPKTSICNYYPKIPEFAGIKGMPTVNTIVKVKKTNELWIGTYDGGIFAYKKGQKVKVLLPENTPYLKDACVSAIMEDSKGNCWIGTRSGLCIRYNNGKGYIFRTLIADNKDLGRSTVRSICEDRDGTIWCGTFNYGVIRISGNPQKPATMKFAHYSLMNRKLNCIDALCFFKDKAGRLWLGTEGGGLNLYDREKDTFVSVNKLINLPGDVVSCIQQDSKGNLWLGTNYGLVRLHVANELKESSFRVYTTADGLQDNYFIQNSSFNKNGELFFGGYKGYNSFFPDKMADNAMKDPVVITDIKIFNQSFGTLDDELRNRISKETPGFTKRIELPYKYKNFTIEFAALVYNNSRGNKFAYKLEGFDKDWQYTDASRRFANYNNLKSGTYTFRLKATNENGVWNDTETTLEVVILPPLWATWWAYLIYIIVAALITRFSLKAVRNRIQLRNDLKIQQVEQAKSEEVNHAKLQFFTNITHELLTPLTIISATVDDLKMVSPLHKEHYTVMQNNISRLIRLLQQILEFRKAETGNLKLKVSNDNLAAFVKKEVESFRPLMKKKKMHLSVVCDPENIFGYFDPDKLDKIVYNLLSNASKYNNEGGFVQVNLSYDSEKEYAVLTIKDNGQGIPPEKVKTLFRRFYEGDYRRFNTIGTGIGLSLTKDLVELHQGTITVESELDKGTSFCVKIPIDRSYYNDDEIDDLKIAATEGTISDLELSVPEPEKTAETKSHSLLVIEDNEELLQLMTRLLSREYNIFTAQNGKEGIAIVENEDVDLIVSDIMMPEMDGIEFCKHLKSNFETCHIPLILLTAKNKEEDRIEAYDSGADGFISKPFKLPVLHAKIKNLLKGKERVAKDFKKQLVFEAKELNYTSIDEEFLQRAIDCVYKHLDDSEFDQQQFIEEMGSSKSTLYKKLKSLTGLNTSAFIRNIRLKAACKIVEEKKRIRISELAYAVGFNDPKYFSACFKKEFGMLPSEYIERYLPESFVQETEENE, from the coding sequence ATGTTAAACAACAGATACAATATAGTACAGAAAGAGCTTGTCTTTTTATTACTAGTGATTATTCCACTTTTTTCTTATTGTCAGAATGGGGCAATTCAGCATTTAAAGTTTAAACAGCTTTCTACGCTTAATGGTTTGCCTACTGATGAGGTGCAGAAGGTTTTTCAGGATAAAGACGGCTATATATGGGTTGCTACCCGAAGTGGTTTATGCTTGTATGACGGTTATCAGGTTAAAACCTATAAAGCGAATCTTTATACACCGGAGTTATTTACAAACAATGATATTCTTTGTGTGGCCGATGATAACAATAATAATTTATGGATTGGTACACTGGACGGACTGAACATATTGAATAAAAAAACGGGCGCTATCCGTAAAATATCTATTCCGGGAGTAAATAATGCCATATCCTGCTTGCTTATAACAAAAGACAATACCGTGTGGATTGGTACGGATTCTGGTTTATGCCGGTATATTCCGCAGAACGATTCTTTTGAACTACTTGATAAAACCCGTACGGGGAATGTTCTAAATACTCCTGCCATAAAATCTTTGATTGAAGATTCAAATGGGAATATCTGGATTGGTACGTGGTCGGCCGGACTATACCGCTATAATCCAAAACTAAAGAGATACTATGCTTATCCTAAAATGAATGCACGTAATTCTGCGCATGTAATTTATGAAGACTATAAAAAGAGGATATGGGTAGGCACGTGGGATGAAGGATTGTTTATGATAGAGAATCCTTATGACATGAAACACTTGCGATGGAAAAGGTTTGTAAATCAGAAAGGTAATCCAAATAGTTTATCTGATAATATTGTTTATTCAATTTCGGAAGATTTTAATACCCATACCCTTTGGGTAGGTACACGTAGTGGACTTAGTATCACAGGGAATAATAATGTTTCCGATAGTTTTATTAATTACTTGCCCGAGAGTAAACAGTATCCTATCATTAATAATGAAGTAAATTCTATTATTCGCGATCGTTCCGGCATGATGTGGATTGGAACAATTGGTGGAGGAGTATGTTGGACCAGTACCCGACAAACTCACTTTAATCTTTATAATATAGAATCCATAAAACATGAATTACCTACCAATTCTGTTCAGTGTCTTTATGTAGACGATCAAGGTCTGGTTTGGATGGGAATAGGTACTTACGGACTTGCTGTATATAATCCTAAAACGAGTATATGTAATTATTATCCTAAGATTCCCGAGTTTGCTGGCATAAAAGGAATGCCTACAGTTAACACTATTGTAAAGGTGAAAAAGACCAATGAATTATGGATTGGCACTTACGATGGAGGTATTTTTGCATATAAGAAAGGTCAGAAAGTAAAAGTATTGCTTCCCGAAAACACTCCATATCTGAAAGATGCCTGTGTTTCTGCCATTATGGAAGATAGTAAAGGCAATTGCTGGATAGGAACCCGCAGTGGATTATGTATCAGATATAATAATGGGAAAGGATATATTTTTAGAACGCTGATTGCTGACAATAAAGACTTAGGACGTTCTACAGTACGTTCTATTTGTGAAGATAGGGATGGAACCATTTGGTGCGGTACATTCAATTACGGTGTAATACGTATTTCCGGAAATCCTCAAAAGCCTGCAACAATGAAGTTTGCTCACTATTCTTTAATGAATAGGAAGCTTAACTGCATTGATGCTCTTTGTTTCTTTAAAGATAAAGCAGGGAGACTATGGCTTGGTACTGAAGGTGGAGGACTAAATCTGTATGACAGAGAAAAGGATACTTTTGTTTCCGTAAATAAACTGATAAATCTTCCGGGAGATGTTGTTTCCTGTATTCAACAAGATTCTAAAGGAAATCTGTGGCTGGGAACAAATTACGGACTTGTAAGGTTGCATGTCGCTAATGAATTGAAAGAGTCTAGCTTCCGTGTTTATACTACTGCGGATGGATTGCAGGATAATTACTTTATTCAGAATTCTTCATTTAACAAGAATGGCGAGTTGTTCTTTGGAGGCTACAAGGGATATAACAGTTTCTTCCCTGATAAAATGGCTGATAATGCGATGAAAGATCCTGTTGTTATAACAGATATTAAAATATTCAATCAATCTTTTGGAACTTTAGATGACGAACTGAGAAACCGGATATCAAAAGAAACTCCCGGATTTACTAAACGGATAGAATTACCTTATAAATATAAAAATTTCACGATTGAGTTTGCAGCATTAGTTTATAATAATTCAAGAGGAAATAAATTTGCTTATAAGTTAGAGGGGTTTGATAAGGATTGGCAGTATACTGATGCCTCACGCCGGTTTGCTAATTACAATAACCTGAAGAGTGGAACTTATACTTTCCGTTTAAAGGCAACAAATGAAAATGGAGTATGGAATGATACTGAAACAACTTTAGAGGTTGTAATCCTTCCTCCGCTCTGGGCAACGTGGTGGGCATACCTTATTTATATAATAGTGGCTGCATTGATTACTCGCTTTTCGTTAAAAGCAGTAAGGAACCGTATACAATTAAGGAACGATCTTAAGATTCAGCAAGTGGAACAAGCTAAATCCGAGGAGGTGAACCATGCTAAACTGCAGTTCTTTACTAATATTACCCATGAACTCTTAACGCCGTTGACTATTATTTCTGCAACAGTAGATGATCTGAAAATGGTTTCTCCTCTGCATAAAGAACATTATACTGTAATGCAGAACAATATATCGCGGTTGATCCGGTTGCTACAGCAGATTCTTGAGTTTAGAAAAGCTGAGACCGGCAACCTGAAACTGAAGGTTTCCAACGATAATCTGGCTGCCTTTGTGAAAAAAGAGGTGGAAAGTTTTCGCCCCTTAATGAAAAAGAAGAAGATGCATCTCTCTGTGGTTTGTGATCCTGAAAATATCTTTGGTTATTTTGATCCCGATAAGTTGGATAAGATTGTGTATAATCTGCTATCTAATGCTTCAAAGTATAACAATGAAGGCGGATTTGTGCAAGTAAATCTGAGTTATGACTCCGAGAAAGAATATGCTGTGCTTACAATTAAAGATAATGGGCAGGGAATTCCTCCGGAAAAGGTGAAGACTCTGTTTAGGCGTTTCTATGAAGGCGATTATCGTCGCTTTAATACCATAGGCACAGGAATCGGACTTTCGCTGACAAAGGATCTGGTGGAATTGCATCAGGGAACTATTACTGTTGAAAGTGAACTGGACAAAGGAACCTCTTTCTGTGTAAAGATACCGATTGACCGTTCATATTATAATGATGATGAGATTGATGATTTGAAGATTGCTGCTACAGAAGGAACGATATCCGATTTGGAACTCTCTGTTCCGGAACCGGAAAAAACGGCAGAAACAAAATCTCATTCTCTGCTGGTTATAGAAGATAATGAAGAGTTACTTCAGCTGATGACCAGATTGTTGAGTCGTGAATATAATATTTTCACTGCGCAAAATGGAAAAGAAGGTATTGCTATTGTTGAAAATGAAGATGTAGATCTCATTGTTTCGGACATTATGATGCCCGAGATGGATGGCATTGAGTTTTGCAAGCATCTAAAAAGTAATTTTGAAACTTGCCATATTCCGCTGATCTTGCTTACTGCAAAGAATAAGGAAGAGGATAGGATTGAGGCTTACGACTCAGGTGCTGATGGATTTATAAGCAAACCTTTTAAGCTTCCGGTGCTTCATGCCAAAATAAAGAATCTTCTAAAGGGGAAAGAACGGGTAGCTAAAGACTTTAAAAAGCAGTTGGTTTTTGAAGCCAAAGAACTGAACTATACCAGTATTGATGAAGAGTTTCTGCAACGGGCTATTGACTGTGTTTATAAGCATCTTGATGATTCCGAGTTCGACCAGCAACAGTTCATTGAGGAAATGGGGTCGAGCAAGTCTACATTATATAAGAAATTAAAATCACTTACCGGACTTAACACTTCTGCCTTTATACGAAACATTCGCTTAAAAGCAGCCTGCAAAATTGTGGAAGAAAAGAAGCGTATCCGCATCTCCGAGCTTGCTTATGCTGTGGGATTCAATGATCCAAAATATTTCAGTGCTTGCTTCAAAAAGGAATTCGGAATGCTCCCCAGTGAATACATTGAAAGATATCTGCCCGAGTCTTTTGTTCAGGAGACAGAAGAGAATGAATAA
- a CDS encoding glycoside hydrolase family 16 protein — protein MKKHFLFYALSALISGNLFAQCVEPSQPDVQLPGNIPGYKLVWSDEFNNEGKLDSKIWSYEHGFVRNNELQWYQEDNANCSGGALRIEGRRENIKNPNYIEGSTDWKTNREYANYSASSVTTAGTHSWLYGRFEIRAKIPAVKGAWPAIWTLGENKEWPLNGEVDLMEFYRINDVPSILANAAWGTNVRWTAKWDGSNKPFSHFTDKDADWANKFHIWRMDWDKDFIRLYLDDELLNEIDLSQTINPDGFNPFHQPQYLLLNLAIGGNGGDPSQTKFPIVYQIDYVRVYQPV, from the coding sequence ATGAAAAAGCATTTTTTATTTTATGCCTTATCTGCATTAATATCTGGCAATCTATTTGCCCAATGCGTAGAACCATCTCAGCCAGATGTGCAATTGCCGGGTAATATTCCCGGTTACAAACTTGTGTGGAGCGATGAATTTAATAACGAAGGTAAACTCGATAGTAAAATATGGAGCTATGAACATGGGTTTGTCAGGAACAATGAGCTCCAATGGTACCAGGAAGACAATGCCAATTGCTCTGGAGGTGCACTCAGAATAGAAGGCCGACGCGAAAACATAAAGAACCCCAATTATATTGAGGGAAGCACTGATTGGAAAACAAACCGTGAATATGCAAATTACTCAGCTTCGAGTGTAACAACTGCGGGAACCCATTCCTGGTTATACGGACGTTTTGAAATTCGTGCAAAGATTCCTGCGGTGAAAGGTGCCTGGCCGGCAATCTGGACTTTGGGAGAAAATAAAGAATGGCCGCTGAACGGTGAAGTTGATTTGATGGAGTTTTACCGTATTAATGATGTACCCTCTATCCTGGCAAACGCAGCTTGGGGAACAAATGTGAGATGGACAGCTAAGTGGGATGGCTCCAATAAACCATTTAGTCATTTTACAGATAAAGATGCAGATTGGGCAAATAAATTTCATATCTGGCGTATGGATTGGGATAAGGATTTTATCCGTTTGTATCTGGACGATGAATTGCTGAATGAAATAGATCTTTCACAAACAATAAACCCTGATGGGTTCAATCCTTTTCATCAACCCCAGTATCTGTTATTGAATCTTGCCATCGGTGGTAATGGAGGTGATCCTTCTCAAACAAAATTCCCCATAGTTTATCAAATAGATTATGTACGGGTATATCAGCCTGTGTAG
- the eno gene encoding phosphopyruvate hydratase codes for MRIEKIFGREILDSRGNPTVEVDVILESGVIGRASVPSGASTGENEAIELRDGDKKRYGGKGVHKAVENINKIIAPHLIGRSVLDQRGIDKAMIELDETKTKSRLGANAILGVSLAVAKAGAAYLDLPLYRYIGGVNTFVLPVPMMNIINGGSHSDAPIAFQEFMIRPIGAPSFKEALRMGAEVFHALKKVLKDRGLSTAVGDEGGFAPTLEGTEDALNSILAAIKAAGYLPGKDITIGLDCASSEFYHEGIYDYTKFEGAKGKKRTSAEQAEYLEELIKAFPIDSIEDGMSENDWDGWKLLTDKIGDKCQLVGDDLFVTNVEFLSKGIHQGCANSILIKVNQIGTLTETLDAIEMAHRHGYTSVTSHRSGETEDSTIADIAVATNSGQIKTGSLSRSDRMAKYNQLLRIEEELGDLAVYGYKRVK; via the coding sequence ATGAGAATAGAAAAGATTTTTGGAAGAGAGATCCTTGATTCAAGAGGTAATCCAACTGTTGAAGTTGATGTTATATTAGAATCGGGTGTTATAGGAAGAGCTTCGGTTCCTTCTGGTGCATCAACCGGTGAAAACGAAGCTATAGAATTACGCGATGGCGATAAAAAACGCTATGGAGGCAAAGGTGTACACAAAGCTGTTGAGAATATCAATAAGATAATAGCCCCCCATCTTATTGGAAGATCAGTACTCGATCAAAGAGGAATTGATAAGGCAATGATTGAACTCGATGAAACCAAAACAAAATCAAGACTTGGTGCCAATGCTATTCTTGGAGTATCTCTGGCAGTAGCAAAAGCAGGGGCTGCTTATCTGGATCTTCCGTTATATAGATATATAGGTGGGGTAAATACTTTTGTATTACCGGTTCCTATGATGAATATCATTAATGGTGGCTCACACTCTGATGCTCCTATTGCTTTCCAGGAATTCATGATTCGTCCGATTGGGGCTCCTTCATTTAAAGAAGCATTAAGAATGGGTGCTGAAGTGTTCCATGCACTGAAGAAAGTTCTAAAAGATCGCGGACTTAGCACTGCTGTTGGCGACGAAGGTGGATTTGCTCCAACGCTTGAAGGAACTGAAGATGCATTGAATTCTATTCTTGCAGCAATTAAAGCAGCCGGATACCTTCCCGGAAAGGATATCACTATCGGTTTAGATTGTGCATCTTCTGAGTTTTATCATGAAGGCATATACGATTATACCAAGTTTGAAGGTGCAAAAGGTAAGAAAAGAACATCTGCAGAACAGGCTGAATACCTTGAAGAACTGATAAAAGCTTTCCCTATCGATTCTATTGAAGATGGAATGAGTGAAAACGATTGGGACGGATGGAAACTATTAACTGATAAGATAGGTGATAAATGCCAGCTCGTAGGTGACGATTTATTTGTTACGAACGTAGAATTCCTTTCAAAAGGTATTCATCAAGGTTGCGCAAATTCAATTCTTATAAAAGTTAATCAGATTGGTACGTTGACAGAAACGCTGGATGCAATAGAAATGGCTCATCGCCATGGATACACATCGGTAACCTCACACCGTTCCGGTGAAACTGAAGATTCTACAATTGCAGATATTGCTGTAGCAACAAATTCGGGACAGATTAAAACTGGTTCGTTAAGCCGTTCAGACCGTATGGCAAAATATAATCAGCTGCTCCGTATTGAAGAAGAATTAGGCGATTTGGCAGTTTATGGATATAAACGAGTGAAATAA
- a CDS encoding Crp/Fnr family transcriptional regulator: MDTMYETLLQIPLFQGLGEDEITRIVGKVKFHFQKYKAGSVIYRRGDFCNDLTFLLKGELMLESTDKENNFILKEFEDAPDLVELYSLFGINASYFSTYTAETDVELVSINKSFILTELDKYDIFRLNFRNILSNRAQQLHDRLWQSNYSCLETKMVDFLLARCERPFGKKLLKIKMEDFGLIIGETRLSVSKYLNNLEREGLIILRRTEIEIPDLNLLRLWKERHLESLSKDEEIADE, from the coding sequence ATGGATACTATGTATGAAACCTTGTTGCAGATACCTCTTTTCCAAGGTCTTGGTGAAGATGAGATCACGAGGATTGTGGGAAAAGTGAAGTTTCACTTTCAGAAGTACAAGGCTGGAAGTGTGATTTACAGAAGAGGTGATTTCTGTAATGATCTGACTTTTCTATTAAAGGGCGAATTAATGTTAGAGTCCACCGATAAGGAGAACAACTTTATTCTGAAGGAATTCGAAGATGCTCCTGATCTAGTTGAGCTTTATTCTCTTTTCGGCATCAATGCCAGCTATTTTTCTACTTATACTGCAGAAACGGATGTTGAGCTGGTATCTATAAATAAATCGTTTATCCTGACTGAACTTGATAAATATGATATTTTTCGGCTAAACTTCCGGAATATACTTTCTAATCGTGCACAACAGCTCCATGATAGATTGTGGCAAAGTAATTATTCGTGTTTAGAAACTAAAATGGTTGATTTCTTGCTGGCTCGTTGCGAAAGACCTTTTGGCAAGAAGCTATTGAAGATTAAAATGGAAGATTTTGGTTTGATTATTGGTGAAACGCGGTTGTCTGTTTCTAAATACCTGAATAATCTGGAGCGGGAAGGTCTTATCATCCTTCGAAGAACAGAAATTGAGATTCCGGATCTGAATCTATTGCGACTATGGAAAGAAAGACACCTGGAATCGTTATCCAAAGATGAAGAGATAGCAGACGAATAA